From the Pseudooceanicola aestuarii genome, one window contains:
- a CDS encoding flavin reductase family protein, which yields MSLSVEDQKALRGTLGQFPTGVCLITCISGGEKLGMTMTSFNSLSLTPPLILFSIDKRARGLPQWQKAEGYAVHILAATQQDLSNRFARPGDKWAGVAHDTGLHDAPLIPGVTAVMECGAYRVEDTGDHLLFIAQIERHSSNPDRDPLVFARGRYAALGTGERADTGWPLAIHY from the coding sequence ATGAGCCTGTCCGTCGAAGATCAGAAGGCCCTGCGCGGCACCCTGGGGCAGTTTCCCACCGGGGTCTGCCTGATCACCTGCATCTCCGGCGGGGAGAAGCTGGGGATGACGATGACCTCGTTCAACTCGCTTTCCCTGACGCCGCCGCTGATCCTGTTTTCCATCGACAAACGTGCCCGTGGCCTGCCGCAATGGCAGAAGGCAGAAGGCTATGCCGTGCATATCCTGGCTGCGACGCAGCAGGATCTGTCCAACCGTTTTGCCCGGCCCGGCGACAAATGGGCCGGTGTCGCGCATGACACCGGGCTGCACGATGCCCCCCTGATCCCCGGCGTGACCGCCGTGATGGAATGCGGGGCCTATCGGGTGGAGGACACAGGCGACCACCTGTTGTTCATCGCCCAGATCGAACGCCATTCCAGCAACCCTGACCGCGACCCGCTGGTCTTTGCGCGCGGGCGCTACGCCGCGCTCGGGACCGGGGAGCGTGCCGATACAGGATGGCCACTGGCCATTCACTATTGA
- a CDS encoding 4-hydroxyphenylacetate 3-hydroxylase family protein, translating into MLKTGQQYLESLRDGRQIFIDGAEVEDVTTHPAFTNVVHSMAKIYDFQSAEENRALMTYEIPGSGGERANRIWQLPRTHAELVERRKALEAWTELHGGFLGRAPDHVASCIAGMYMGIEAFETHDPDRATALSNYYKYARDNELYLTYVIINPQADRSKTADEQADPFLTAGVVSQDDEGLTIRGAKMLATGGIMANEVFVTCIQPLKPGEEPYAISFAIPMNAKGLKILSRKSYEASATSVFDNPLASRFDENDAVLYFDDVKVPWDRVFINQDTEMCNKQFHATPAHVYQNYQAQVRLMVKMRFLMGIARKTAETNGVIGFPQVRETLGQLAAQCAMVDSLVHAMEIKGEMRGDYFIPDRHTLYAAQVLTQQLYATVMTTLRDLAGGGMIMLPSSVADFANPEVAKLIGKTQQSPTTTSEGRVKFFKLAWDAVGSEFASRHTQYEMFYAGATFVTKGHSFRTFDWDRCTGLVDRMLDTYSLESELAQIQTAAE; encoded by the coding sequence ATGCTCAAGACCGGACAGCAATATCTGGAGAGCCTGCGCGACGGACGCCAGATTTTCATCGACGGTGCCGAGGTGGAGGATGTCACCACGCATCCCGCATTCACCAATGTCGTGCATTCCATGGCCAAGATCTACGATTTCCAGTCGGCCGAGGAAAACCGCGCGCTGATGACCTACGAGATTCCCGGGTCGGGTGGGGAACGGGCCAACCGGATCTGGCAACTGCCCAGGACCCATGCCGAACTGGTCGAGCGCCGCAAGGCGCTGGAAGCCTGGACCGAATTGCACGGCGGTTTCCTGGGCCGCGCACCGGATCATGTCGCCTCCTGCATCGCGGGGATGTACATGGGGATCGAGGCGTTCGAAACCCACGACCCGGACCGCGCCACCGCCCTGTCAAACTACTACAAATACGCCCGCGACAACGAACTTTATCTGACCTACGTCATCATCAATCCGCAGGCCGACAGGTCCAAGACGGCGGATGAACAGGCCGACCCGTTCCTGACCGCAGGCGTGGTCAGTCAGGATGACGAGGGGCTGACGATCCGGGGGGCCAAGATGCTGGCCACCGGCGGGATCATGGCCAACGAGGTCTTCGTGACCTGCATTCAGCCTCTGAAACCGGGAGAGGAACCCTACGCGATCTCCTTCGCCATTCCGATGAATGCCAAGGGACTGAAGATCCTGTCGCGCAAGAGCTATGAGGCCAGCGCCACCAGCGTCTTCGACAACCCTCTGGCCAGCCGGTTCGATGAAAACGACGCAGTTCTGTATTTCGATGACGTGAAGGTCCCGTGGGACCGCGTGTTCATCAATCAGGACACCGAGATGTGCAACAAGCAGTTCCATGCCACCCCCGCGCATGTCTACCAGAACTACCAGGCGCAGGTCCGGTTGATGGTCAAGATGCGGTTCCTGATGGGGATCGCACGCAAGACCGCCGAGACAAACGGCGTCATCGGGTTCCCGCAAGTGCGCGAAACGCTGGGCCAACTGGCCGCGCAATGCGCCATGGTGGATTCGCTGGTGCACGCCATGGAGATCAAGGGCGAGATGCGCGGCGACTATTTCATCCCCGACCGCCACACGCTGTATGCCGCGCAGGTGCTGACCCAGCAGCTGTATGCCACGGTGATGACCACATTGCGCGATCTTGCCGGGGGCGGGATGATCATGCTGCCGTCCTCTGTCGCGGATTTCGCCAATCCCGAGGTCGCCAAGCTGATCGGCAAGACCCAGCAATCGCCCACCACCACCTCCGAAGGGCGGGTGAAGTTCTTCAAGCTGGCCTGGGATGCCGTCGGATCGGAATTCGCGTCGCGCCACACGCAATACGAGATGTTCTATGCCGGTGCGACCTTCGTGACCAAGGGCCATTCCTTCCGCACCTTCGACTGGGACCGCTGTACCGGCCTGGTTGACCGGATGCTCGACACCTATTCGCTGGAAAGCGAACTCGCCCAGATCCAGACCGCAGCGGAGTAA
- a CDS encoding cupin domain-containing protein, translating to MPINKEHKEFHTIDMGTDGWATPPGYPSGIKQKIIAGSLDEDGKTGHRTRLLRFEPGVFTTAPFVHDYWEEVYLIDGDLTVGNDANGEGGQSYPINTYACRPPGAYHGPFKSEGGCVLLEIHYFDETA from the coding sequence ATGCCGATCAACAAGGAACACAAGGAATTTCATACCATCGACATGGGGACCGACGGCTGGGCCACCCCGCCCGGCTACCCCTCGGGGATCAAGCAGAAGATCATCGCCGGGTCGCTGGACGAGGATGGCAAGACCGGCCACCGCACCCGCTTGCTGCGGTTCGAACCCGGTGTCTTCACCACCGCGCCCTTTGTCCATGACTACTGGGAAGAGGTCTACCTGATCGACGGCGATTTGACCGTCGGCAATGACGCGAACGGCGAAGGCGGGCAAAGCTATCCGATCAACACCTATGCCTGCCGTCCGCCCGGCGCCTACCACGGGCCGTTCAAGTCCGAAGGTGGCTGTGTGCTGCTTGAAATCCACTATTTCGACGAGACCGCCTGA
- a CDS encoding amidase: MEPVPVLRRRMASGAATSLDLTSACLDRILDADGQGSTVFTMIDPERSIAQAERADAARAKGAGGGPLAGIPVSVKALFDIQGRVTHAGSRVLADAEPARTDATVVNRLRMANAVITGHTNMTEFAYSGLGLNPHYGTPANPVDPTRIPGGSSSGAAVSVASGMSAVGLGTDTGGSCRIPAAFCNLVGYKPTARRVPMAGTYPLSASLDSIGGIGRSVACCAALDQVIADDNAPRPDAPDLSDLHLAVLDNYVLEDLSPLVAATFAAEIAALERAGVRISRVTLPFLDELPALNARGGVIAAEALALHRDLLDRAEDRYDPRVSVRIRKGETQEPGEYQALLAARARMIAQANAATVDFDALIMPTVAMEPPTLAEMAEERAYGRANLLALRNTTVANFLDRCAISLPMRSDGLPTGLMLMGETLDDHRMFAMARSVERVLEG; this comes from the coding sequence ATGGAACCTGTTCCTGTCCTTCGGCGCCGGATGGCCAGTGGCGCGGCAACCAGCCTGGACCTGACGTCCGCCTGTCTCGACCGTATCCTGGATGCCGACGGACAGGGATCGACGGTCTTCACCATGATCGATCCGGAGCGCAGCATCGCGCAGGCGGAGCGAGCCGATGCCGCCCGCGCAAAAGGAGCGGGCGGCGGGCCGCTGGCGGGGATCCCGGTATCGGTCAAGGCGTTGTTCGACATCCAGGGCCGCGTGACTCATGCCGGGTCGCGTGTCCTGGCGGATGCCGAACCGGCCCGCACCGATGCCACGGTGGTCAACCGGCTGCGCATGGCGAACGCGGTGATCACCGGCCACACCAACATGACCGAATTCGCCTATTCCGGCCTGGGGCTGAACCCCCATTACGGCACCCCGGCCAACCCGGTCGATCCCACGCGCATCCCCGGCGGTTCGTCCTCCGGCGCGGCCGTCTCTGTCGCCTCGGGGATGAGCGCGGTGGGCCTGGGCACGGATACCGGCGGTTCATGCCGGATCCCGGCGGCGTTCTGCAATCTGGTAGGCTACAAGCCCACGGCGCGGCGGGTGCCGATGGCAGGCACCTACCCCCTGTCCGCCTCGCTGGATTCCATCGGCGGGATCGGGCGCAGTGTCGCCTGTTGCGCGGCGTTGGACCAGGTGATCGCGGATGACAACGCGCCCCGTCCCGACGCGCCGGACTTGTCCGATCTGCACCTGGCCGTGCTGGATAATTACGTGCTGGAGGATCTCAGCCCTCTGGTCGCCGCAACTTTCGCGGCGGAAATAGCCGCGCTGGAACGCGCGGGCGTGCGGATCAGCCGCGTGACCTTGCCGTTTCTGGACGAATTGCCCGCGCTGAACGCCCGTGGCGGCGTGATCGCGGCCGAAGCGCTGGCCCTGCACCGTGACCTGCTGGACCGCGCCGAGGACCGATATGACCCCCGTGTCAGCGTGCGGATCCGCAAGGGCGAGACGCAGGAGCCCGGCGAATACCAGGCGCTTCTGGCGGCGCGGGCCCGGATGATCGCCCAGGCCAATGCCGCCACCGTTGATTTCGATGCGCTGATCATGCCGACCGTCGCGATGGAGCCGCCCACCCTGGCGGAGATGGCGGAAGAGCGCGCCTATGGCCGGGCCAATCTGCTGGCGTTGCGCAACACCACCGTGGCCAATTTCCTGGACCGTTGCGCGATCAGCCTGCCGATGCGCAGCGACGGCCTGCCCACCGGTTTGATGCTGATGGGCGAAACCCTTGACGATCACCGCATGTTCGCCATGGCGCGCAGCGTTGAACGCGTGTTGGAGGGCTGA
- a CDS encoding GntR family transcriptional regulator yields MSKPPAQPGKRESLRGQAYEALKKRILSCDLKPGEAVTVAALAQDMGLGRTPVIQAVDRLMLDGLVEVMPRKGVVVSPVSLEVLIEIIEVRLLNECRAARWASQRITDKQVKALRNNVKAMQKAAAAREVEQLISLDSAFHKLISEAAGNDILAELLENLHDRSLRFWTLSLQVPEHNDRVVDQHSKIVEALANRDADASEEAVREHIAAFQSNIVDRVMRR; encoded by the coding sequence ATGTCAAAACCCCCCGCGCAGCCCGGCAAACGGGAGTCCCTGCGGGGGCAGGCCTATGAAGCGCTGAAAAAACGCATCCTGAGCTGCGACCTCAAACCCGGCGAGGCGGTGACGGTCGCTGCCTTGGCGCAGGACATGGGGCTGGGCCGTACCCCGGTGATCCAGGCGGTGGACCGGCTGATGCTGGACGGGCTGGTCGAGGTGATGCCCCGCAAGGGCGTGGTGGTCAGCCCCGTCTCCCTTGAAGTGCTGATCGAGATCATCGAGGTCCGGCTGTTGAACGAATGTCGCGCCGCCCGCTGGGCGTCGCAACGCATTACGGACAAACAGGTCAAGGCGCTGCGCAACAACGTCAAGGCGATGCAGAAAGCCGCCGCCGCCCGCGAGGTGGAGCAGCTGATTTCCCTGGACAGCGCCTTTCACAAGCTGATCAGCGAGGCGGCGGGCAACGATATCCTGGCGGAATTGCTGGAGAACCTGCACGACCGGTCGCTGCGGTTCTGGACATTGTCGTTGCAGGTGCCCGAACATAACGACCGCGTCGTCGACCAGCACAGCAAGATCGTCGAGGCGCTGGCCAATCGCGATGCCGACGCCTCGGAGGAGGCGGTGCGCGAACATATCGCCGCCTTTCAAAGCAACATCGTCGATCGCGTCATGCGTCGCTGA
- a CDS encoding ABC transporter substrate-binding protein: MNHIFRTRTAASALALLAAVTSAQAQDKPESLDLGVFTFLSGPAAAYGMPGRQGAEIMIEKINADGGISGVPVTATYVDEAQGAEGVISEYRRMADGEADFMIAALSSGNCLALAPIADQLKMPTIGWNCDSHQLFKEPHDYYYRPNGNTIAEFMAYTLYFLEQNPDISRVAIINPDYSFGHDAAEIVKATLAAMKPDVEIVAELFPKLGSATYQTEISRLAATRPDVIFSNLWGGDLENFVRQAAPRGIFRQSQAVLALGETVLQRSDLPEGVVVGVLGDGWWRSPDAQSIGAASDFAAAYAAKFDEDPVFPAIKMANSLLVMKAGYEKAIADNDGAWPTEEQLIAALEGMTAQTLTGEMTFREDNDGVVDQVVGMTTIVEGIDYPVLGNMVRYDGATLLPPAGTDPIEWIGTLTPAFLSDLPKPGSYE; encoded by the coding sequence ATGAACCATATTTTCCGCACCAGAACAGCTGCTTCCGCCCTCGCCCTTCTGGCGGCAGTAACCAGCGCACAGGCCCAGGACAAACCCGAAAGTCTGGACCTCGGCGTCTTCACCTTCCTGTCCGGCCCGGCCGCCGCCTATGGCATGCCCGGCCGCCAGGGCGCCGAGATCATGATCGAGAAGATCAACGCCGACGGCGGCATCAGCGGTGTTCCGGTCACCGCGACCTATGTCGATGAGGCCCAGGGTGCGGAGGGCGTGATCTCCGAATACCGCCGCATGGCCGACGGAGAAGCCGATTTCATGATCGCGGCCCTGTCCTCCGGCAATTGCCTGGCGCTGGCCCCGATTGCCGATCAGCTTAAGATGCCGACCATCGGCTGGAACTGCGACTCGCACCAGCTGTTCAAGGAACCGCATGACTATTACTACCGCCCGAACGGCAACACGATTGCCGAGTTCATGGCCTATACGCTCTATTTCCTGGAACAGAACCCCGACATCAGCCGGGTCGCCATCATCAACCCCGATTATTCCTTTGGCCATGACGCCGCCGAGATCGTGAAAGCCACGCTGGCCGCGATGAAGCCCGATGTGGAAATCGTTGCAGAGCTGTTCCCCAAACTGGGATCGGCCACCTACCAGACCGAGATTTCGCGCCTCGCCGCCACCCGGCCCGATGTGATCTTCTCCAACCTCTGGGGCGGAGACCTGGAAAACTTCGTCCGTCAGGCCGCTCCGCGCGGTATCTTCCGGCAAAGCCAGGCAGTCCTGGCTCTGGGTGAAACGGTGCTGCAACGTTCGGACCTGCCCGAAGGCGTCGTGGTCGGCGTGCTGGGCGATGGCTGGTGGCGGTCCCCGGATGCGCAAAGCATCGGTGCCGCCAGCGATTTCGCCGCTGCCTATGCCGCCAAGTTCGACGAAGACCCGGTGTTCCCGGCCATCAAGATGGCCAACAGCCTGCTGGTCATGAAGGCCGGCTACGAGAAGGCCATCGCCGACAATGACGGCGCCTGGCCGACCGAGGAACAGCTGATTGCCGCGCTGGAGGGGATGACCGCGCAGACCCTCACCGGGGAAATGACCTTTCGCGAGGACAACGACGGCGTTGTCGACCAGGTGGTCGGCATGACCACGATCGTGGAGGGCATCGACTACCCGGTGCTGGGCAACATGGTGCGCTATGACGGCGCCACGCTGCTGCCGCCCGCCGGCACCGATCCGATCGAATGGATCGGCACGCTGACGCCGGCCTTCCTTTCGGATCTGCCGAAACCGGGCAGCTACGAGTAA
- a CDS encoding branched-chain amino acid ABC transporter permease, with the protein MVFIPLIVDALANAALIFFVAVGLTLVFSVLRILNVAHGSFYSIGAYLAASAGLWIVSAGAPGWLTFPTLLLSAIFVAVLFGPVVERTLIRWTYGKSEAVQVLVTFALFLILEDLQRMVFGVQSVYQDTPMTMLGVVEIGGIVYLNYQLLLIALAVFMLIALKLFISYSRTGKLLSAVVADREVSQAMGIDTSRMFVIAFSVGVFLAALGGALATPTSGVSPGLGADTMVLAFAVAAIGGLGQVEGAAIAAIIVAFAKVLAIYFAPSLDAVAPYLVMLAVLVVRPYGLFGTETARRI; encoded by the coding sequence ATGGTTTTCATCCCCCTGATCGTAGATGCATTGGCCAATGCAGCCCTGATCTTCTTTGTCGCTGTCGGCCTGACGCTGGTGTTCAGCGTGTTGCGCATCCTGAATGTCGCCCATGGCAGTTTCTATTCCATCGGCGCCTACCTGGCCGCCAGTGCCGGGCTGTGGATCGTATCGGCGGGCGCGCCGGGTTGGCTGACCTTTCCGACGCTGCTGCTGTCGGCGATCTTCGTCGCGGTGCTGTTCGGCCCCGTGGTGGAACGCACGCTGATCCGCTGGACCTACGGCAAGAGCGAGGCAGTGCAGGTGCTGGTCACCTTTGCCCTGTTCCTGATCCTCGAAGACCTCCAGCGCATGGTGTTCGGCGTGCAATCCGTCTACCAGGACACGCCCATGACCATGCTCGGCGTGGTCGAGATCGGTGGGATCGTTTACCTGAACTACCAGCTGCTGCTGATCGCGCTGGCGGTGTTCATGCTGATCGCGCTGAAGCTGTTCATCAGCTACTCGCGCACCGGCAAGTTGCTGTCCGCCGTCGTGGCCGACCGCGAAGTTTCTCAGGCCATGGGCATCGACACCAGCCGCATGTTCGTGATCGCCTTTTCCGTCGGTGTCTTCCTTGCGGCTCTGGGCGGGGCGCTGGCCACGCCGACATCGGGCGTCAGCCCCGGTCTGGGTGCCGACACCATGGTACTGGCCTTTGCCGTGGCCGCCATCGGCGGGCTGGGCCAGGTCGAAGGGGCGGCCATCGCCGCCATCATCGTCGCCTTTGCCAAGGTTCTGGCGATCTACTTTGCCCCGTCGCTTGATGCCGTGGCGCCCTACCTGGTGATGCTCGCCGTGCTGGTGGTGCGCCCCTACGGCCTTTTCGGCACCGAAACCGCGCGGAGGATCTGA
- a CDS encoding branched-chain amino acid ABC transporter permease, whose translation MTRRTIFMVAGLALLAAAPILFPFTQFVLTIAIAKGFAALGVALLLRAGLISLGHAMFYAIGAYAAAFLSARLGITDIFAILVFSVAISALSGVLIGLFLVRYRAIFFAMLNLAVSMVAYSLASKAYGITGGTDGLRVSVPTILGMSVEKSSFDVVLYYLVLVLMVGVGILMHRYMRSPLGHALSAVHSNEIRLEYLGVSARSTLLAAYTISATLAGIGGAIAAVSIGHVLPEFAFWTESGHLVLTAVLGGIAGIAGPFLGSIFLELIHTFAVGYAAEAWNMIIGIAMLVVIFFLPRGLFGLVERITGGKSRKGEAKL comes from the coding sequence ATGACGCGTCGCACGATTTTCATGGTCGCAGGCCTGGCCCTTCTGGCTGCCGCGCCCATCCTGTTCCCATTCACGCAATTCGTCCTGACGATCGCCATCGCCAAGGGGTTCGCCGCGTTGGGCGTCGCGCTTCTGCTGCGGGCCGGGCTGATCTCGCTGGGCCACGCGATGTTCTACGCCATCGGCGCCTATGCGGCGGCCTTCCTGTCGGCGCGGTTGGGGATCACCGACATCTTTGCCATCCTCGTCTTCTCGGTCGCGATCTCCGCGCTGTCTGGCGTGCTGATCGGGCTGTTCCTGGTGCGCTACCGGGCGATCTTCTTCGCGATGCTGAACCTCGCGGTGTCGATGGTGGCCTATTCACTGGCCTCAAAGGCCTATGGCATCACCGGTGGCACCGACGGGTTGCGCGTCTCGGTCCCGACAATCCTGGGGATGAGCGTCGAGAAATCGAGCTTTGATGTCGTGCTCTACTACCTGGTCCTGGTCTTGATGGTCGGCGTCGGCATCCTGATGCATCGCTACATGCGCAGCCCGCTGGGCCATGCGTTGTCGGCGGTGCACAGCAACGAGATCCGGCTGGAATACCTGGGTGTGTCCGCCCGGTCCACCTTGCTGGCGGCCTATACGATTTCCGCCACGCTGGCCGGGATCGGCGGCGCCATCGCCGCGGTGTCCATCGGCCATGTCCTGCCGGAATTCGCCTTCTGGACGGAATCCGGGCACCTGGTCCTGACCGCCGTCCTGGGGGGCATCGCCGGGATCGCTGGGCCGTTCCTCGGCTCCATCTTCCTGGAACTGATCCACACATTCGCCGTCGGCTACGCCGCCGAAGCCTGGAACATGATCATCGGCATCGCGATGTTGGTCGTCATCTTCTTCCTGCCCCGCGGTCTGTTCGGACTGGTGGAGCGCATCACCGGCGGGAAATCCCGCAAAGGGGAGGCCAAGCTGTGA
- a CDS encoding ABC transporter ATP-binding protein produces MTKPLLIARDLEVAFGGVKAADGVNLTINEGEFVAIIGPNGSGKTTFLNLCTGYVRPVAGEVLLKDVPITSLPPRRIARQGIARAFQIPQLFTDQTVLENVMLAIAAQRGIWQALNPLDRPAYRKEGLELLDLLGLADHAETLAGALPEGLRKLADVTVAMALQPQLLLLDEPTSGVSALERFPLMETLMTAMRSRGMTALFVEHDMEIVEKYADRVVVWDAGQVLAEGRADVVMKDPRVLERVVGVE; encoded by the coding sequence GTGACCAAGCCACTGCTGATTGCCCGCGATCTCGAAGTTGCCTTTGGCGGCGTGAAGGCCGCCGACGGGGTGAACCTGACCATCAATGAAGGTGAATTCGTCGCCATCATCGGCCCAAATGGATCGGGCAAGACGACGTTCCTGAACCTCTGTACCGGCTATGTCCGGCCGGTCGCCGGGGAGGTGCTGTTGAAGGACGTTCCGATCACCTCCCTTCCGCCGCGCCGGATCGCGCGGCAAGGGATCGCGCGGGCGTTCCAGATCCCGCAATTGTTCACCGATCAGACCGTGTTGGAGAACGTGATGCTGGCCATCGCGGCCCAACGCGGTATCTGGCAGGCGCTGAACCCGCTGGACCGGCCCGCCTATCGCAAGGAGGGGTTGGAGCTGCTGGACCTGCTGGGCCTGGCCGATCATGCCGAAACGCTGGCCGGAGCTCTGCCGGAGGGGTTGCGCAAACTGGCCGACGTTACCGTCGCCATGGCGCTGCAACCGCAATTGCTGCTGTTGGACGAACCGACCAGCGGCGTCTCCGCGCTGGAACGCTTCCCGCTGATGGAAACGCTGATGACCGCGATGCGCAGCCGCGGGATGACCGCCCTGTTCGTGGAGCATGACATGGAAATCGTGGAGAAATACGCGGATCGCGTGGTGGTCTGGGATGCAGGGCAGGTGCTGGCCGAAGGCCGGGCCGATGTGGTCATGAAAGACCCGCGTGTCCTGGAACGCGTGGTCGGAGTGGAATGA
- a CDS encoding ATP-binding cassette domain-containing protein, with product MLKIENLSVDIAGVQVLRQLGFELRAGVCTVLVGRNGAGKTTTLRSIMGLLPHQSGRITLEGTEIQDRPSHDRAKLGIGYAPEDRRLIGHFSIEDNILLPAVALKMPRAEREKRLAQVYDFMPELVKLKARPGGGVSGGQGKMVALGRALMVADKVLFLDEPFQGLAPALALDYARTLARLRDVKPELCMMVTESSPKLLDSIADETLMIERGAVERR from the coding sequence ATGCTGAAGATCGAGAACCTGTCTGTGGATATCGCCGGCGTGCAGGTGCTGCGCCAATTGGGCTTCGAATTGCGGGCCGGGGTCTGTACCGTGCTGGTCGGCCGCAACGGCGCCGGCAAGACGACGACCCTGCGGTCGATCATGGGGCTGCTGCCGCATCAATCGGGGCGGATCACTCTGGAAGGCACCGAGATCCAGGATCGGCCCAGCCATGACCGTGCGAAACTGGGCATCGGCTACGCTCCCGAAGACCGCCGCCTGATCGGCCATTTCAGCATCGAGGACAACATCCTGCTGCCTGCGGTCGCTCTGAAGATGCCGCGCGCGGAGCGGGAGAAGCGGCTGGCCCAGGTCTATGATTTCATGCCCGAACTGGTGAAGCTGAAGGCCAGGCCCGGCGGCGGCGTCTCGGGCGGGCAGGGCAAGATGGTCGCCCTGGGCCGTGCCTTGATGGTCGCGGACAAGGTGCTGTTTCTGGACGAACCGTTTCAGGGTCTCGCGCCGGCGCTGGCACTGGATTACGCGCGGACGCTGGCCCGCCTGCGCGATGTGAAGCCGGAGCTGTGCATGATGGTCACGGAATCCTCGCCCAAGCTGCTGGACAGCATCGCCGACGAAACCCTGATGATCGAACGCGGCGCGGTAGAGAGACGCTGA
- the purU gene encoding formyltetrahydrofolate deformylase, whose protein sequence is MTCVLTVQCTSRRGIVAAVTGYIAERGGNIIDAAQFDDTETGTFFARICFVPETGAHLADLKAGFTAVADPFEMQWDMRDTKDRMKVLLMVSNFGHCLNDLLYRWRIGALPVEIVGVVSNHMTYQKVVVNHDLPFHHIKVTKDNKSEAEAQLLRVVDDSGAELVVLARYMQILSDALCQKMSGRIINIHHSFLPSFKGANPYNQAFQRGVKLIGATSHYVTADLDEGPIIEQDTIRVTHAQSAADYVSLGRDVEAQVLARAVHAHAQNRVFINKDKTVVFPASPGDYASDRMG, encoded by the coding sequence ATGACCTGTGTCCTGACTGTGCAGTGCACCTCGCGCCGCGGTATCGTCGCCGCCGTTACCGGCTATATCGCCGAACGGGGGGGCAACATCATTGATGCCGCGCAGTTCGACGATACCGAAACCGGCACGTTTTTCGCCCGCATCTGCTTTGTCCCCGAGACGGGCGCCCATCTGGCGGATCTGAAGGCCGGGTTCACCGCCGTCGCCGATCCGTTCGAAATGCAATGGGACATGCGCGACACCAAGGATCGCATGAAGGTGCTGTTGATGGTGTCGAACTTCGGCCATTGCCTGAATGACCTGCTGTACCGCTGGCGCATCGGCGCCCTGCCGGTTGAGATCGTGGGCGTGGTGTCCAACCACATGACCTACCAGAAGGTCGTGGTGAACCATGACCTGCCCTTCCATCACATCAAGGTGACCAAGGACAACAAGAGCGAGGCGGAGGCGCAATTGCTGCGCGTGGTCGACGATTCCGGCGCCGAACTGGTGGTTCTGGCGCGCTACATGCAGATCCTGTCGGATGCGCTGTGCCAGAAGATGTCGGGGCGGATCATCAACATCCACCATTCGTTCCTGCCCAGTTTCAAGGGCGCGAACCCCTACAACCAGGCGTTTCAGCGTGGCGTGAAACTGATCGGCGCGACCTCGCATTACGTCACCGCCGACCTGGACGAAGGGCCGATTATCGAACAGGACACCATCCGCGTGACCCATGCGCAAAGCGCGGCCGATTACGTGTCCCTGGGCCGCGACGTAGAGGCCCAGGTACTGGCACGGGCGGTCCATGCCCATGCCCAGAACCGGGTGTTCATCAACAAGGACAAGACCGTCGTCTTTCCCGCCAGCCCGGGCGATTACGCTTCGGATCGCATGGGGTAA
- a CDS encoding GlcG/HbpS family heme-binding protein, which translates to MITLRRLDLTDARTLIAGARTKAEEIGVPMCIAITDESGNLIAFERMEGGKVTSTTIAIDKSFTASAAKKATHEYGKASQPGAPAYGIASAIGGRLMVVGGGLPVVVEGEVVGGIGISSGTPAEDMQVAQAGIDAFLATL; encoded by the coding sequence ATGATCACTCTCAGACGACTTGACCTGACCGATGCCCGCACATTGATTGCCGGCGCCCGTACCAAGGCCGAGGAGATCGGCGTGCCGATGTGCATCGCCATCACCGACGAAAGCGGCAACCTGATCGCCTTTGAGCGGATGGAAGGCGGAAAGGTGACCAGCACCACGATCGCCATCGACAAGAGCTTTACCGCGTCGGCCGCGAAGAAGGCGACCCATGAATACGGCAAGGCCAGCCAGCCCGGCGCGCCCGCCTATGGCATCGCCTCCGCCATCGGTGGCCGCTTGATGGTCGTCGGCGGCGGCCTGCCCGTGGTGGTCGAGGGCGAAGTGGTGGGCGGCATCGGTATCAGCTCGGGCACACCCGCAGAGGACATGCAAGTCGCCCAGGCCGGCATCGACGCGTTCCTTGCCACGCTTTGA